The segment AACAACAACGTCTTCTGGAAATTCAATTTCAGCTTTACCATTATTAGGGCCGCCAATATTACCATCACCAATTTTAACAATCCACTCATCAAATGCTTTTGCCTCATCCAAATCTTAGTTATACAACAAAAATAAATCTCATGTTTACGGTTAAACGTAAAACTGTACATCACGCCGTAATTTGGACGAATATGATGCATGCACAGTATCCAAACAATTGCCTCTTTGTATTGCTAGAAGAATTTGTCTAAAGCCATCTCCATATAAAATGGTCTTGCCTCCAAACGATTCTTAAAGATAAATACCTACAGAGCAATGATATCCTCTTTGTTGACCATATTTGATGTATAAACTTCATTGTCGTTGAATTGTTCGTCAGAGTTCACTAATACTTTTGTATTGACACGCGATATCCCTCTAGTCAATGCCACATAAAGTTGGCCATGCGTGAAACCGATTCTGGGAGATAAATACCTACATTTGGAATTGTTTCTCCGTAAGCTTTTTTGATTGCCATCGCGAAACATAATTTGATTAGAAATTGTTTTCTTATCAGCTTGAATGGTAACATGTCATCTTCATGCGGACATAGAGGAAACCTTGGACCAAATCTCTAGATAGTTTATTTTGACTATTAGTGATGCAATGGTACTAAATAATTTCTTTTGATGATAAGTTTCAGACGACTATTTAGGGGCTTAAGGTTTCGAGGGAGGGTGTGTTGCAATAAATATTAGCAAATTGGTTAAAAAATGAGACTTATTTATAAATGCAAATTTTCATATATTCTTAGTAGGAACATGTTATACTTTAAAGAAGACGTAATATATTGTTCTTTTATCATCTCTTATTCATATATAAGTATACATTAATCctaaaaaaatagttattttgtcaaaatatctgtttaaaactaaaataatatgtgaaatttattttaaaacggaTAGATGCTAACACTCTTTTTCGTAATATGATTTTCATATATGAAAAACATAAAccatgattacttttataatttgaaaaattaaaacatgattacttttatatatctaacaaaattttcgtataacaaaacTTTAGAGCATAATTAATCGTTTAAAGATAATAATGAAATATTGAAATAAAGAATCAATTAATTGGTtgctatcttatttttatttttataaggtGATAATCCCGTTATGTCTTATTTAAAAACTTATGTTataatataacttatatatatatatatatatatatatatatatatatatatatatatatatatatatatatatgataaatacaaaataatttaatatattgttatcattctacttttttttttgaaaatttcaatACTAAAAACAAATTTTCTCTAGAAAATTGTTAtattaatgacctactaattaacaattaaatttatatattacataaatggCTCACATGTGAACAAAAGTACACAAATGGTccatatttgaaatgtttttcttacataaatggtctattacgcgaaagaaaatgaaaatgtactttccattaataaaatgttttcaaaaaaatccTATTAATTAGCTCTAATGTAGAATTTTTTTTCTAGATTAGCCAAAAAGAATACGGAAAAGTCATTTTTTGAAACTACGATGCTATTTATGAACTTTTTTGCAAAGTTTAATgctattaatgattttttttttccagaaaacAATCGTTTAAATGAGCTTCAATATACAAAAAATTTAACTTTCCATATCAActaaaaataatccaaaaaagtcattttttaatAGTATGATGCTAtgtatgaacttttttttttcaaagtttaatattaaaagcaattttttttccaaaaaatgtCCTAATATAAGGTTAAAAGAACATATTGTAAAATATTTATCGATCTACATGAGCAAAAATTAAACGTTTCCATCAATACCCAATAAGGTATATAAATCATGTCTCATTCTGTAATGAATTTCAATGTCCCACAATGTGGAATCCCCTCAGTCGCAGCATTTCATAACTCAAACCACATCCGATAATCAATATGAAGAGAAGctgcaataaaaaataataattgtcaCCATCTTATACAAATATTAGAGATTATTGGGGTATTAAATAGTTAATAACTtgcaattaaatataattttcaaatacaacttaGTATGAGAAACTAACCAATGTGATCAGAGTCAAAGAAGGCATTATagctaaaacataaacaaataactaTTAGGGATGAAACATGAAACTTTAAGGagaaacatacaaatttaaaccgTGAAGGATAACAAAAACCGACaagtatatttttaaagtaatttaaaccaatatatttttaaagtaatttaAACCGGGCCGCAAGTTTATCCCAATATTGTTCCCTTAAGCATTTCATTGAACAGGTAGTAGACAGGTAGACCAACCAAAATTTCCAAGTATCCAAATCAAGGTCTCAAATCCTAACACatcaaaaaaaacgaaaaaaaaaacaaatttgtgATTTTAACAACCAAAACCAAAGGATATAACATACATTGTGTATGAGTCTATCGTTTATAATTTGATTGCTCAACTTATTGAACAATTCGTCAAAAGTATGAAAAAAATGGGGAATCCCATAGAAAGATCCGATTCAAATTTCTAAATAACACAAATGTGACAATTAATTTTCAAACCATAAAATTTGACatcctcataacataaaaatcaaaatatattttacttACGTTCACAAGAACCCAGATGAATTTGACCATTTCTGTTGTTTGTCAACTCCAATTTCGACCTacaagaaatctaaaaaaaatcaaGCAACTTGAGTAACAATCATTTTCATGTTGTCACAACTTTAGCATAAATATCGATAAATAGTACAAATATTAGTTATCAAGAAATAAACATATATGATATGACTAAAAAGTTGTCAAGTGAAATTTGAGTTACTTGTTTTCTTACCTTTATCTGATGTATTTATAATTCCAGTCGGTCGACTACAAATCTAAATCGTTAAgtaaaaatcaaaacaacatGTTTTCCTCCATTTTCTTCTCCACTACAAAACTTAGGTTAAATATATTATGTAAAGAATTGAGGGAGGCGgggtatttttgtattttattttttgtgagatataattgtcattaatagaattcctaatttaattcattttatttttggtgatatttaattgtcattaatagaattcttaatttaattcattttatttttggtgagatttaagtGTGATTAACGGAATTCTAATTTAAAACGTAATATACGTTTTATAAAATCTATTGacaaaaataaatgggttgacaaagatgatgtcatcaaataATCCAATGGTGGAAAATATATGATTGAAATGCAATCAATGGTCCTGATTTCTTCAGTTTAGAATTAAatgttctcttttaataatatttagagatattGAAGGGATATTAATTTCAAAATTGTTTCTGATATTAATTTCACATTCTCTAAGTATACGACACTTTCTCATCAAAGTGTTCCAGAAAACTTGCCCAATTTCATTTTCATAAGCTAAATGTTAATTATTAGAATTGTGATTTTTGAAGATTTTTGTTGTATTCACTGGATAAACACTTTCTGAACAATTGGATGAATTACTTAACAAAAGATGATCCGGAAATTGATGAACAAGTGTGGAATCAACGTCTTTCGTTGGTTCAAATAAACCCAAATCGTTGTAACGGGGAAGATGTAAACTCAGTCAAACTCGACTAAGAACCTAGGCTAATGGTGTTTTCCGGCGAATTCCTTCACTGGTGGAGGAGAAGAAACTAAGCCACCGTGGCTCTACTTACCAACGATGTTTTTCAGCGAATTCCTCACCGGTGGAGAATAAAGCTATCGTCGCTGTTGAAACTAAGCCCACTGTGGGGTCTTTACATCTTAATCCTTACCTATGGTATTTTACGATGAATTCCTTCACCTTGCTGCCCTTTCCGGCGCCACCAAAGCAATAATTAATATTTTGTGTATTTTGTTTAGACAAGATCCTCGTTGATGATGCTCATGGGGATGTCAACAAAATTGGGGACAATTTGACAACTGTAATCTTTTCAATTTAATAGCATTTATTTGTAACTAGGGGCATAAGTGTCTTTATAATTTTTTTCCAATGGTTGCATAAAAGTACTCCAAAAAGTACTCCGTGGAAGAATCAGGCCCcttaaaaaaaagaataaggatgGCAAACGAGACAAGAGGTGGCGGCTAGGGTAAAGCAGTGAGGCACAAGGAAGAATGAAAGAGAGAAAATATGAAAACtttgaaatgtataattaggtatTACTATGATAGCATGCAATCAAAGCATTTCCCCGTTAATATATTTTTCTCATTATCATtcaatatataataatttaatactTTCCCATGGATCCCATGGGGATGATCACTAGAGCATCGAGGAAATAAACTACATGGATGTAGTGGTAAAATAACGTCAGTCTCAAAGATATGCAATGATGCACATTTTCTATCAATTGGAGTCAGTTACACCTTAGGGCATCCACAATAGGGGTTCAATAGGAGTTGAATAGATGGTGATTAGAATTAAATATAGGTTGAATGAAGTGTGGGTGATGATATGGAGGAGGGTTGAATGAAAGAGTTGTATGATCATTGAGTGATTGGATAAAATTAATTTTCTCTTTTTTAACTAAATttcaaacaaatatatatatatatatatatatatatatatatatatatatatatgtaattatattctcttatatttttatatttttctaattAAACCACAAATAAAATTAGAGAAAATTCGAGAAATGACCAAAAAGGGGaggtgatttgaagaaaataacCAAGAAAAAATAGATTTTGAAAAATGACCAAAGGATCCGCAAAGCACCCTCTTCTCTACAGCTTTGCGGAAtctttgttttttgatttttttaaatttcttttagtTTTTCGTTTTTTTGCATTCATTTTCGTTTATtaatactattttttttaaatacactaatACCTTATGAGATTATTATGTAAAAATTTTGACAAAAAAAGTTAATAATAATGAAATGTTTTATGTAATACCTTTGCTACTGATGTATGTTTTCCATGTATTTTTACTCTTTTGTATTTTATGTTATATGGAATAAAGTTGAAGTTAACTCAACTGGTTTCGTAAATAATCTAATACAAaccaaatacatataaataacgtaATACAAACTGGTGCATataaataacctaattaaaattATACAAATATTCTATGttttttataggttacaaaacataCTTTAGAAAACATAAACATACAACATTCATACTAAACATACTATGAAATAAACTTCATTCATTCAAATCGAACCACAAAAACTTTGATTTGTTTTCATATTATGTCTATGGGTTTTCTGTTGCTTGTGTCCCTAGGTTTATTGTCTCTTGCATCCATTGGTTATCTGATTGTTGCTGCCATTGCTACTCGGTGCAACCCTGCCATTGGTTTTGTGGCTATTCCTGCGGTCGGTATTCGATCCCTTGCATCCATTGGTTATGTGGCTCCTGCTGCCATTGATGTTCTGTCTGTTTTGTCCATTGGTTGTTTGGCTGTTGCTGCCATTGATGTTCGATCTCTTGTGTCCATTGGTGTCTGGTTGTTGCTGTCATTGATGTTCAGTCTGTTGTGTCCATTGGTTGTCTGGCTGTTGTTACCGTTGTTGTTTAGTATGTTGCGTCCACTGGTTCTATGGCTCATGCTACCATTGGTTTTTGGTCGCTTGCGTCagttcctcttctttcccttttgtCATACTCCCTGACGCGCTAGTACGTTTTTTACTTTTACTTTGGTTATTTGGAACGATTTCCTTAAACGTCCTTGCATTATGAGTTGTGTTATGACATCTACTACACCTTCTTATTTTTGGTTCCTCACTTTGAGAGGGAATACGATTGGTTTTTTTTTGGTCTACTGGCTTGACGTATTTCCATCACAGGAGGGTTAACAACCACAAGGTCATCCAGAACCTCCCAATCAAGAGGGTATACGTCCTGCTCATACGTTCTTCGATATGTTTCAATTTTATAAGCATCTATAGCCATATGCCCACAGTGATCAATTTTCAAGTGCGTTAAAACCATTATCACATGACCACATGGCAAACCAGTTATTTGTCAATATCTACAAGAACAAGTCTTTTCCCTCAAATTCCTTATGCCACCACTTTTGAAGTCATGCACTTGATATGTTTTATTGTCAACACCGGATACCGACCATCCTTGAATCCCCTCTTTATTTTTTTAACCATATCTTCAGCCCACTTCGTAAGTATTATTGTACTTTTTCTGTTAAAACaaacatatattattatatatgacatttatcatataattgaaaaataaacataatcatacCTGCAACCATCCACCGTTTGTTAAACCATTTCTGCATAAGTGCGTAAACGAACTCAATAAGTGGTAATATATGAAACTTCCTTGCTTTATTTGATACATCATTCATGGACCCAGCACTATTTGAGGTCATATAATCATACCTCGTGGTAGGGCAATACGCTCTGGTCCATTTCTCACGTAGAATTTGACTGAGATATGTCGCTATATTATCTTTTATATTACGAAGTCTCCCCTCAATAGAATTCAAACTCAATGGTTTTGTAAACTCTTACCAGCTTCCAAAACAAAATTgctattttttttggtttttttcaaaGGTGTGGACTATGTTTCCTATTAGATGAAAAACACACAATCCATGTTGAGCATTTGGAAAAACATTTTGAATACTTACAGTAATTGCGGTTCCCCTATCTTTGACCATTGTCAGACCTTCCACATCACCAATGCATTCATGTAGTTTTTCaagaaaccatgtccaagaatccTTAGTCTCTTTTGGGCAAATTCCATACCCAATAGGCAATATCTGATTGTTGCCATCCATGGCCACTGCATGCAAGATGATGCCTTTATACTTTCTATTCAAATGAGCATCATCCACAATAATAATTTTTCTACAACACTCTCTGAAAGCACGTATCTGCAACAAGAATATAAAAACCATTAATATATCAACAATATAATTTGTTTATAAAGATTTaagaaaataacaaatatatttaaaaatatattaccGCGCATACAATAGAGAAAAAATAATACTCAAAACGATCATCCGAATCAGTTTTTATGTACGCCACAGTACCAGGATTATGTTTCTTCATATTGTGAAAATAAACTGGAAGTTTAGAGAAACTTTCTTCGGGGATCCCTATCATCAATCCCAGAGAAAATTCTCTAGCATGCCACGCTTGTGAATAACTCATATTTATTTGTAGCAAAGCATTCATATCTCTAATTATATCTTTAGGCTTCCAAACTCTCAAACTTCCTTGACCCATAATGTCATGTATTATGGTTCCCACAACTTCGCTATTTGCTTGCCTATGATTTGGGTGTATAAGCAATGAAGAACATGTATGCTCGTCATTAAACATCTTAATTTTAAACATTTATGTTCCTTTAATGAGAGATGAGTATAAACGCCAATGATAGTTTTCTTGCATACAAATAACCTGGTATtgagattttgaagatttttcaACCTTTATCTGAAACTTTTCTCTAACAACTTTCGATTTAACAGCAAACTCTAGCTCTTTTTTGTGTTATAGGTTTTATTGACAATTAATTTATCATTCAGATCTAAACCGTGAAATGGTCCAGGTTCAAGAATAGGTTCTGGACAATCAAGAATAGAAGGAATACAATACCATGGATTAAAAGCAGTTTTATGTTTCGTGTACTCATCATCTGACCACTCTTCATTTGATTTTTCCTCACATCTTTGATCATCAACTTTAGGAACTTCTTACAATGTTGATTGATGATTTGATGGTGCAGTTTTCACCAACTTCTGAGCACATGTTGCTTGCTTATGGGGAGGCGTCATAGCTTTCTTCTGAAAAGCATTGATATCAATGGAGACGCATCTTTATCCATTTACACAAATTTGAAGGTAAATAATAGGGTGTCAGTATTTTTATAAATAACTgtgttgaaaaaaaataaaaaaggttgaggtTTTGAATGTTGTAAGTATATAGAGTTTCAAATATGGAAGTGGTGAGTGTGCTTCCCAGTGCAGAAGACGAGGTGAATATGGCTTGCTTTCACCATTTCTCTAGGGGTGGTATTGTCTATGGCACAAAGGTCTTTCTCTCTAGCGATTAGACCATTATATTCTGTTTGACCATTTAAAATAGACATCTTCTATGAGTTCCAGCTTCAAGAGGAGGCTCCTTTGGCACTCAAATGTATTGATAAATGCAAAGAAGGGGGATTTGATGATCTATTTATGACTAAAATTGATTTTCCTGCTAACTTTGACTATTACATGAGGTAACTCAATCATACCCTTTTCTCCAGTTCTTCCAATATTTTGAAATTCTTCATTTATTCTTTTATGTATGCTCTTCGAGATTGAACTTAAAGGGGAAGGCTGAAGTTGTATGTTGTTACTGATTGGTTTGCAACAACCATACTAAGCTTAACTCGCATTTCTTACTACTCTAGGGACGCTTTGGTAATTTCCATAAACTATCTCCTCAACAACTGTTTAAATTAGtgattaatttaaaatatatataataataattgcAGATTTAGTATGGAAGAAGCTCCTTCTATTGTTATTCTAAGAGACCCCGATGTCAAACCTGTAGTCTAACTTGGCTCAATCAATAATTCAAGACTTATTAATGTCATGGAACAAAATAAACATCAAGGTGCATAaatcatttttgttatttttcacacctaatattatatttaattatttattttttcattagTGCTTCCCCAATTAAGAAGTGTTACATCTATGGAGGTTGGTTGTGATCCAAAAGGCTACTCACGTGCTAGAAATGACACCACAATTTGATATTGTGTTGTTCTTATTGGAAGACAAAGCACAAAACTCCATCAAATGTGTGAAGTAAGATTCTTATCTTAATTCATAAAACAATAgtctttttatttcttttcttttctttcttcagAGCTCTCATTGGCCAAAATCTGTGAGATACtaattcttttatttatttatttatttgtaaatCCCATCTCACCTTTTAGTTTttgtgtttttgttgttgttggcagCTTCAAAAATAATCTACACCAGAAGACATTGATGATGTGGATGCAGTACATGCCACAAGATTTCAGAGGAACATTAATCAGACAACAATGAGAAAGGTCTGAAAGAAATAAGCAATCAGAAGTTGATGCTTTGGTAAATTCAGGTGGTACCATACGTGACAGATATGCCCTTCTTTGGAATCAACAAATGGAAaggtaataaaataataaataataatattcttttttTCATAATCCATGTTTTTTTTATGTCTTGATTGGTTCTGCAACAAGTGTCTACAAGAATCTTGTGAAATATCTAGTGGGAGTGCCATAGGTGTATcaatatttatatgtttttttttcattttatatttCCTAGACCTTTGGAATCATGTCTTCTTTTTCTTGGATGTTGCAGAATGTAAGCaccaatttctctctctctctctctctcacacacacacacacacacacactttatcTCTAAACTTATGTTTGTGTATTGAAGGATTGGGCCAATGAACTCTGAAATCAAGCAATGAAAGGTTGTAAAGCATAGAAAGCATGCAAGATTAACTAAAAAAGCTCGCCCTAAAGAGgtaattatgcttacagtttgaGACTTAATTTACATTTATGCATCATATAAACACGTATACTTTCTATTGGATTTTTGTAGCTTGCTTCAAGTGTTACAGAAGGGAAAACAAACACTGATAAGAACATGTCAACCATGTTTGATTTCTTGAGAAGGAACAAAACtataaagcttgaaactttaGTCCTGAATAGAACATCTTGTTAAAGATGGTCGTGCAGAATTAAAAGTCAATGATAAAGAAGATCATTTAGTTTGTAAGTTTTCAACAAATAACGTTTCTTCAAAAACCTTCTTCTATCAATTCATAAATCACTTATTTATATTGTTTCTTATAGCACCAAGGATTGCTCCAGCTACTAATGCAGTTGCTTCTAAGGAGTTTTCCTACACTCATTTCCTCTTCAGATTTGATTTCAAAGATTAGAAGGTAACTCCATAAGAATATTAGTTAACCCTTTACCTTTATCTGTATCTGTACCTGTTATTTTATTGATGGTTG is part of the Lactuca sativa cultivar Salinas chromosome 7, Lsat_Salinas_v11, whole genome shotgun sequence genome and harbors:
- the LOC128127108 gene encoding uncharacterized protein LOC128127108, with the protein product MGQGSLRVWKPKDIIRDMNALLQINMSYSQAWHAREFSLGLMIGIPEESFSKLPVYFHNMKKHNPGTVAYIKTDSDDRFEYYFFSIVCAIRAFRECCRKIIIVDDAHLNRKYKGIILHAVAMDGNNQILPIGYGICPKETKDSWTWFLEKLHECIGDVEGLTMVKDRGTAITDVYPLDWEVLDDLVVVNPPVMEIRQASRPKKNQSYSLSK